A window from bacterium encodes these proteins:
- a CDS encoding HAD-IA family hydrolase — MILDMDGVLVDSEPVILAAAIRGLADFGVIAQPEDFIPFIGAGEIKFIGGVAEKYGVAYHPTMKDRVYEIYLQIVEQTLRLYPGTPAYLRRLIDAGLRLALASSADRIKVDANLRVAGIPAEWFAVLLSAEDVQHKKPHPEIYAAAAARLSLSPEQCIVVEDALNGIRAAKAAGIRCYALTTTFAPAELKKESPDFIAADLGEVCREILRNL, encoded by the coding sequence GCAGCCATTCGAGGCTTGGCCGATTTTGGCGTAATCGCCCAGCCGGAGGATTTTATTCCGTTCATCGGCGCCGGCGAAATCAAGTTCATCGGCGGTGTGGCTGAAAAATACGGCGTCGCTTATCATCCGACGATGAAGGATCGGGTCTATGAGATCTATCTGCAGATCGTGGAGCAGACGCTTCGGCTTTATCCCGGGACGCCGGCATACCTGCGACGGCTGATCGACGCCGGCCTCCGCCTGGCTCTGGCCAGCAGCGCCGACCGAATCAAAGTCGATGCCAATTTGCGCGTGGCCGGCATTCCGGCCGAATGGTTCGCTGTTCTGCTGAGTGCAGAGGACGTGCAGCATAAAAAACCTCATCCTGAAATCTATGCCGCCGCTGCAGCCAGATTATCGCTGTCGCCGGAACAGTGTATTGTGGTCGAGGACGCCCTTAACGGCATTCGTGCGGCCAAGGCTGCGGGCATACGCTGCTACGCGCTGACCACCACCTTTGCGCCGGCAGAGCTGAAAAAAGAGAGTCCTGATTTTATCGCAGCAGATCTGGGCGAGGTGTGCAGGGAGATTCTACGGAACTTGTAA